The sequence CGAGCTCCACTCGGTAAAGAAATTTATATTAAATTCCATAAGATGGTTCCTTTTCAAGAAATAAAAATACATAACGATTATCTACCTGAGGAAACTGCTTTTAGATTAGTGATCCAATTCAATAGAGGGTGGACTATAGAGCAAGGGGGATATCTTATTATACATAACAATTATGAAGGGGAAATAAATCGTGTACTACTTCCCTTGCATAACACTGGCATTGCCTTTAAAATATCTAACTCGTCGCTACACTCCGTTTCTCCTATTTTAGGAGGAGAGAGATATACTCTAGTATACATTTTCTCACAGGAAAACGAAAACAAAGACAATTAGCTAATGATAATTAGCTGAAAGGAGGCTAGGTATTTATAAATTTCAATCTTTTAGGAAGGGAGACATATCGCAGATACAAAT is a genomic window of Candidatus Paracaedibacter acanthamoebae containing:
- the yhhC gene encoding cyclophane-containing peptide 2OG-Fe(II) oxygenase YhhC, with product MLISSTHSFPFEYSLIQDFINYEHSLSLLDWLEKVPFWKLKSTGFYSQWEFRLDNNIILPDNLKFLTHVGFLNGLKTKLEKEFRAPLGKEIYIKFHKMVPFQEIKIHNDYLPEETAFRLVIQFNRGWTIEQGGYLIIHNNYEGEINRVLLPLHNTGIAFKISNSSLHSVSPILGGERYTLVYIFSQENENKDN